A window of the Eleutherodactylus coqui strain aEleCoq1 chromosome 8, aEleCoq1.hap1, whole genome shotgun sequence genome harbors these coding sequences:
- the SETD1A gene encoding histone-lysine N-methyltransferase SETD1A, which produces MEPEGESHRAAGFQWRSYKLLLDPALRKAAQKVYRYDGVHFNITDGPFLPVGDVRDPRQQRLWSKPREISLPVPKFKFDEFYVGQLPQKEVTFAHLNDNVRELFLKEMCRKFGDVEDVEILLHPKTRKHLGLAKVLFSSSKAARETVTHLHNTSVMGNILHAELDLRGQQRQKYYDLIVSGSYNPQTVPTTGRWGQERPPEPVDGRRRLSSDTTAAAAFVPGNGTPSSQDPSSTYSQYTPSLSSSQGTPYTPRAGTPFSQDSAYSSRQGTPSHSSSQDSSGYKSRRHENSTGDSYSRRSGHHYSPATSSSTSSTSSSSQHDSSHRRYHRHQHRTSPQSYRSRHRKPPPPPEEPPLHRFPGTPPLPTPPPLPPDDPHPDRDYRMAHPPLPPSPPSSSQPHPPPPPSEGWEPPPPPPPLPACSPPPSPARSCSPLPDGISESLPFTQHSSSLDSRIEALLKEQRSKFSFLPSDTEEEDEGTAEGAGPESTIPEEVAPPAHGPYTPPPPASFEDVSAEAILRFGDLGRTANGQERLSSGDDMEISDEEIAVEMPGASGPPYPLVPHLAGPGGTYAPQPIPSSLLSMAPHLHHQAPNAYPLIASTAARGRLGELGARPVTPPPLDPSSSSTVSAPHIYDFVNSMELVNRLGNQWGGTSMSFQMQTQMLSRLQQSRQDKGQLFDDPYPPPLLPHLLAHRLRQQHPPPLMAEQVFGGAYPHFPSQEPQPLLPLRDLATRTNRTLEPRPMGWVQEVDPHAATVMSVLSALIQEMKSTMQRDLNRKMVENVAFRAFDEWWERKEEKAKPFQNVPKPAPREEDKEKTRPKEPGLLSLVDWAKSGGAEGFGFGGGLREALRLPSFKVKRKQPSESEDGEQKRPRPSTPAEEEEDEREKETPADPRAGLKAPQREAERPKHKRKYTFPLDSEGEEASEESASDKDDDDDDDDEISSKDEDSEDETPLAKLSNKIVSDDSDSSSESDSSSSSSSSSSSSSSSSSSSSPASSDDEDEDAQEDVPVTPTVTESLRPPSPPPLTSEVKPLLDKEETLNKSLEVKEEPCIEAPPQPLPPAPPVTPPKPCTPSSPPLPLLPPPKKRRKTVSFLLTPEEEPEPVENKASNHLVPERTIPEILPVVQQEPKEEPPSVPAVEEPPLPSSMALCVAIRPIQTLQVPKLDLLKPPAKDPSQKKPPEQLTVLNLPWDHACLVKCNPPRAGHEEAPPQEDGDENVDDEFDHVVDFKVLRIPELPLLPEPVNLPVVHEPYEPERTEYIEEILFAPVRQILLEHSYASIPASLKQPPKRLRGISLDLEKPSELLHVDLGQPVLEAPEEVVCVGGSLLSRLEGETGIMDVGDLQLTPSRKTDERSVHEESKRKRQRQLEVKFLTEPGEITSEEEDDEEDEDDFWVCTRELRSHKNRRPFLPMSPPKYEIRSEFEQMTILYDIWNNGLDTEDMVFLREMYERLLQEDHSTDWLNDTHWVPHTITNIADPKRRKNRQDGLREHQTGCARSEGYYAISRKDKDKYLDVIPVSVRELDSDTQGTNRVLSERRSEQRRLLNAIGSFSLMDSDLLKLNQLKFRKKKLRFGRSRIHEWGLFAMEPIAADEMVIEYVGQNIRQVVADMREKRYATEGIGSSYLFRVDQDTIIDATKCGNLARFINHCCTPNCYAKVITIESQKKIVIYSKQPIGVNEEITYDYKFPIEENKIPCLCGTENCRGTLN; this is translated from the exons ATGGAGCCCGAGGGCGAAAGTCACAGAGCGGCCGGCTTCCAGTGGAGGAGTTACAAACTGCTGCTCGACCCCGCTCTCCGCAAAGCCGCACAGAAGGTTTACCGCTACGATGGCGTGCACTTCAACATCACT GATGGACCATTTCTTCCAGTCGGAGACGTACGGGACCCTCGGCAGCAGCGCCTGTGGAGTAAACCCCGAGAGATCTCCCTTCCTGTTCCGAAATTTAAG TTTGATGAGTTTTACGTTGGGCAGCTCCCCCAGAAGGAGGTCACCTTTGCCCACCTGAATGACAACGTGCGGGAGCTCTTCCTGAAAGAAATGTGCCGCAAATTTGGGGACGTGGAAGACGTGGAGATCCTACTGCATCCAAAAACCCGCAAGCACCTCGGCCTGGCAAAGGTCCTGTTCTCCAGCTCCAAAGCGGCAAGGGAGACGGTCACCCACCTCCACAACACGTCCGTCATGGGCAACATCCTCCACGCAGAGCTCGACCTGCGAG GCCAGCAGCGGCAGAAATATTACGACCTTATCGTGAGTGGATCCTACAACCCTCAGACGGTTCCCACCACGGGCAGGTGGGGGCAGGAGAGGCCTCCGGAGCCG GTCGATGGTCGGCGTCGCCTGTCCAGTGACACCACCGCTGCCGCTGCCTTTGTTCCTGGGAATGGAACTCCATCTTCGCAAGACCCCAGCTCCACTTACAGCCAGTACACCCCGTCCCTCTCCTCCTCGCAGGGCACCCCGTACACTCCTAGGGCTGGGACGCCCTTCTCTCAGGACTCTGCCTACTCAAGCAG GCAGGGGACGCCCAGCCATTCCAGTTCCCAGGACTCCTCAGGATACAAGTCGCGGCGCCACGAGAACAGCACTGGCGATTCCTACTCTCGCCGGTCTGGACACCACTACTCTCCAGCCACATCCTCATCgacctcctccacttcctcttcctcccagCATGACAGCAGCCACAGACGTTACCACCGGCATCAACACCGCACCTCTCCACAGTCCTACCGCTCTCGCCATCGTAAGCCACCGCCACCCCCAGAGGAACCGCCCTTACACCGCTTTCCTGGGACTCCACCACTGCCTACCCCTCCGCCACTTCCACCTGATGACCCTCACCCTGACCGGGACTACAGGATGGCTCACccacctcttcctccatctccaccctcctcctctcaACCACATCCTCCACCTCCGCCCTCTGAAGGCTGGGAGCCTCCACCACCGCCACCACCTCTTCCAGCCTGCTCCCCACCTCCATCACCTGCCCGCTCATGTTCTCCGCTCCCAGATGGTATCTCGGAGAGCCTGCCCTTTACCCAACACAGCAGCAGCCTGGACTCTCGCATTGAGGCTCTCTTGAAGGAGCAACGATCCAAGTTCTCCTTCCTCCCCTccgacacagaggaagaggatgaaGGGACAGCAGAGGGCGCCGGGCCAGAGAGCACTATCCCAGAAGAAGTCGCGCCGCCTGCACATGGTCCTTACACCCCCCCTCCACCTGCCAGCTTTGAGGATGTGTCAGCAGAGGCCATTCTGAGGTTTGGTGACCTTGGCAGAACGGCGAATGGACAAGAGCGG CTGTCTTCTGGAGACGACATGGAAATCTCCGATGAAGAAATTGCCGTTGAGATGCCCGGAGCTTCCGGTCCTCCTTACCCTCTGGTGCCCCACCTCGCAGGTCCTGGGGGCACTTATGCCCCTCAGCCTATCCCATCATCACTTCTGTCCATGGCCCCTCACCTGCACCATCAAGCTCCCAACGCCTATCCGCTCATTGCCTCCACGGCTGCCAGGGGTCGACTTGGAGAACTTGGGGCACGCCCAGTCACCCCTCCGCCACTTGACCCTTCCTCCTCTTCAACAGTATCAGCCCCCCATATCTACGACTTTGTAAACTCCATGGAGCTGGTAAACAGACTGGGCAACCAGTGGGGTGGCACGTCCATGTCCTTCCAGATGCAGACTCAGATGCTCAGCCGTCTGCAGCAGAGCAGGCAGGATAAGGGGCAGCTGTTTGACGATCCGTACCCCCCACCCTTGCTCCCTCATCTATTGGCCCACAGACTTCGACAGCAGCACCCACCACCGCTCATGGCAGAGCAGGTGTTTGGTGGGGCCTATCCGCACTTCCCGTCCCAAGAACCCCAACCCTTGTTACCACTGAGAGACCTTGCCACCAGGACAAATCGAACGCTGGAGCCCCGCCCTATGGGTTGGGTACAAGAGGTGGACCCACATGCTGCCACGGTCATGAGCGTCCTATCCGCTCTTATCCAGGAGATGAAGAGCACAATGCAGAGAGATCTAAACAGGAAGATGGTGGAGAACGTGGCCTTCCGAGCCTTCGATGAGTGGTGGGAACGCAAGGAAGAGAAGGCAAAG CCATTTCAGAATGTGCCCAAACCAGCCCCCCGGGAAGAAGACAAGGAGAAGACCCGTCCAAAGGAGCCTGGGCTTCTGTCATTGGTGGACTGGGCCAAGAGCGGCGGTGCCGAAGGCTTTGGATTTGGTGGCGGTCTTCGGGAGGCTCTCCGGCTTCCTTCCTTCAAG GTAAAGAGGAAGCAGCCCTCGGAGAGTGAAGACGGTGAGCAGAAGAGGCCCCGACCCTCCACAccagcagaggaggaggaagatg AGCGAGAGAAAGAGACCCCGGCTGACCCGAGAGCAGGACTGAAGGCTCCACAACGTGAGGCTGAGAGGCCGAAGCACAAACGTAAATACACCTTCCCCCTGGACAGTGAGGGCGAGGAAGCTTCGGAGGAGTCTGCGTCTGATAAG gacgatgatgatgatgacgacgatGAGATCAGCTCCAAGGATGAAGACTCAGAAG ATGAGACGCCACTCGCCAAACTTTCCAACAAGATTGTGTCCGACGATAGTGACAGCTCGAGTGAATCCGACAGCAGCAGCtcatcctcatcttcctcctcctcttcttcttcttcatcctcctcctcctcaccggcgTCCTCTGATGATGAAGATGAGGACGCTCAGGAGGATGTTCCTGTAACTCCAACAGTTACTGAATCTCTGAGACCACCCAGTCCCCCGCCGCTTACCTCAGAAGTTAAGCCACTCTTAGACAAAGAGGAGACGCTGA ATAAGTCCCTGGAAGTGAAAGAGGAACCTTGTATAGAAGCTCCACctcagccgttaccacctgcacCTCCTGTAACACCCCCCAAACCTTGCACCCCTTCATCTCCTCCGTTGCCACTTCTTCCTCCTCCCAAGAAAAGGCGCAAGACCGTCTCCTTCCTCCTTACTCCAGAAGAAGAGCCTGAACCTGTTGAGAACAAAGCCTCAAATCATCTGGTCCCAGAGAGAACTATCCCCGAAATCCTACCTGTCGTTCAGCAAGAGCCAAAAGAGGAGCCCCCTTCTGTACCTGCAGTAGAAGAACCTCCTTTACCTTCCTCCATGGCTCTTTGTGTTGCTATACGGCCGATACAAACTCTCCAAGTCCCAAAACTAGACCTTTTGAAACCTCCTGCCAAAGACCCTTCTCAGAAGAAGCCTCCAGAGCAGCTGACTGTATTAAACCTTCCATGGGACCACGCATGTCTGGTGAAGTGCAACCCACCCCGCGCAGGACACGAGGAAGCTCCTCCGCAGGAAGATGGAGACGAGAACGTGGATGACGAATTTGACCATGTGGTTGACTTCAAAGTACTGCGCATTCCAGAACTGCCACTGCTACCAGAACCCGTAAACCTGCCTGTTGTACATGAGCCCTACGAGCCGGAGCGGACGGAGTACATAGAAGAGATTCTCTTTGCTCCTGTCCGGCAGATCTTACTGGAGCACAGCTACGCTTCTATTCCTGCATCCCTGAAACAGCCACCCAAGAGACTGCGGGGAATCTCTCTAGACCTGGAGAAACCCAGCGAGCTCCTCCATGTAGACCTTGGACAACCAGTTCTGGAGGCCCCAGAGGAGGTTGTATGTGTGGGCGGCAGTCTGCTGTCCAGGCTGGAGGGCGAGACGGGCATCATGGATGTTGGGGACTTGCAGTTGACACCTTCAAGGAAAACTGATGAGCGATCCGTTCACGAAGAATCTAAACGTAAAAGACAGAGACAACTAGAAGTGAAGTTCCTGACGGAGCCCGGAGAAATCAcatcggaggaggaggacgatgaggaggatgaagacgACTTCTGGGTGTGCACACGGGAGCTGAGGTCTCACAAGAACCGGCGTCCTTTTCTGCCCATGTCCCCTCCTAAGTACGAGATACGCAGCGAGTTCGAGCAGATGACCATTCTCTACGACATCTGGAACAATGGATTGGATACAGAGGATATGGTCTTCTTAAGGGAAATGTACGAGAGGCTCCTACAGGAGGACCACAGCACGGACTGGCTGAACGACACCCACTGGGTGCCTCATACTA TCACCAATATCGCTGACCCCAAACGAAGGAAGAATCGTCAGGATGGCCTCCGCGAGCACCAGACCGGCTGCGCCAGGAGCGAGGGTTACTATGCCATCAGTAGGAAGGACAAAGACAAATATCTGGATGTCATCCCTGTGTCTGTACGAGAGCTGGACAGCGACACTCAG GGCACTAATCGGGTGCTGTCAGAACGGCGCTCTGAGCAAAGACGTCTTCTCAACGCTATCGGCTCCTTCTCCTTGATGGACAGCGACTTACTAAAGCTTAACCAACTGAAG TTCCGGAAAAAGAAGTTACGATTTGGCCGCAGCCGCATTCACGAGTGGGGTCTGTTCGCTATGGAGCCCATTGCGGCGGATGAAATGGTGATAGAATACGTGGGACAGAACATCCGGCAG GTGGTGGCCGACATGAGAGAGAAGAGATACGCTACAGAGGGCATCGGAAGCAGCTATCTGTTCCGTGTGGACCAGGACACAATCATAGATGCCACCAAATGTGGAAACCTTGCGCgttttataaaccactgctgcACG CCTAATTGTTACGCCAAAGTCATCACAATCGAGTCTCAAAAGAAAATCGTTATTTATTCCAAACAACCCATCGGCGTGAACGAGGAGATAACGTATGATTACAAGTTCCCCATTGAAGAGAACAAGATTCCTTGCCTGTGCGGGACTGAGAATTGCCGGGGCACCTTGAACTAA